In Aciduliprofundum sp. MAR08-339, a single window of DNA contains:
- a CDS encoding DUF5591 domain-containing protein, protein MLQKRFGLAKITEGEITTPGLLKVGEDIEFRNNSFRFLDFEIERDVLFSPLFKEREIKIKESIYLVPNILTMLRNTRDLVDFTIDLRERIGYDKLLYAPGTPPHLFPIMVYLGYDLFDNSIEKMDEYSFLGPGRGIDNFSELMIKQVRIALENGNLRELVESVPNVKAKEILRYLDMKYYHIQERFYPVWSRTLKAVSLDSLFRPDIQRWLERLRERYKKPDWAKYLLLIPCSARKPYSESRSHREMRLYIKSTMHEVILTSPLALVPRELERFYPAQNYDIPVIGHWYEDEKKIIEENLRWYLENNEYEGIVSFLPESMKFLEKLLNEFGVVQIWGKDFENLEKETRKLGYHVPRGKMELENMKSLARFQFGTCEDMLDGAKIKGRYQQINIWKDGKRLFGYNPEKGMLTLTEESAKCLLSEGKYIVEIDDFYPEGDVFAAGINYASEEIREGDEVAIAHKNELRGWGIARMSSWDMVEQRRGKAVKLRGRVKG, encoded by the coding sequence ATGCTACAAAAAAGATTTGGACTGGCAAAAATTACGGAGGGAGAAATAACAACTCCCGGGCTACTCAAGGTGGGAGAGGACATAGAATTCAGGAATAACTCATTCCGATTCCTGGATTTTGAAATTGAGAGGGATGTGCTCTTCTCTCCATTATTCAAGGAGAGAGAAATAAAAATAAAGGAGAGCATTTACCTTGTTCCAAACATTCTCACCATGCTCAGGAACACAAGGGATCTTGTGGATTTTACCATTGATTTGAGGGAAAGAATAGGTTACGACAAACTTCTTTACGCTCCCGGCACTCCTCCACACCTGTTTCCAATAATGGTATATCTGGGCTACGACCTATTTGACAACTCCATTGAAAAGATGGATGAATACTCATTCCTTGGACCGGGAAGGGGCATTGATAACTTTTCAGAACTCATGATCAAGCAGGTAAGAATTGCCCTGGAAAACGGGAATCTCAGAGAACTGGTGGAGAGCGTTCCAAACGTAAAGGCAAAGGAGATTCTGAGGTACCTAGATATGAAGTACTACCACATCCAAGAGAGATTCTATCCAGTGTGGTCCAGAACGCTCAAGGCAGTTTCCCTGGATTCTCTTTTCAGACCGGATATTCAGAGATGGTTGGAACGTTTGAGGGAGAGATACAAAAAACCAGATTGGGCAAAATACCTTCTTCTCATACCCTGCAGTGCGAGAAAACCATATTCGGAGTCCAGAAGCCACAGGGAGATGAGGTTGTATATAAAGAGCACAATGCATGAGGTCATACTCACTTCCCCACTAGCCCTCGTTCCCAGAGAACTTGAAAGGTTCTATCCTGCCCAGAATTACGATATACCTGTGATCGGACACTGGTACGAGGATGAGAAGAAAATTATAGAAGAAAATCTACGATGGTACCTGGAAAACAATGAATACGAAGGAATAGTCTCCTTTCTCCCCGAAAGCATGAAATTCTTGGAAAAATTGCTTAACGAGTTCGGTGTAGTACAGATATGGGGCAAAGATTTTGAAAATCTTGAAAAAGAAACGAGAAAACTCGGATACCATGTACCCAGAGGAAAAATGGAACTGGAAAACATGAAATCCCTTGCAAGATTCCAGTTTGGAACCTGTGAGGATATGCTTGATGGAGCAAAGATAAAGGGCAGGTACCAGCAGATCAACATCTGGAAGGATGGAAAAAGATTATTCGGGTACAATCCGGAGAAGGGTATGCTCACCCTAACTGAGGAGTCCGCAAAATGCTTGCTCTCTGAGGGTAAGTACATTGTAGAAATAGACGACTTCTACCCGGAGGGTGATGTTTTTGCCGCTGGTATAAACTATGCTTCCGAGGAGATTAGGGAGGGAGACGAGGTTGCGATCGCCCACAAAAATGAGTTAAGGGGATGGGGCATTGCAAGGATGAGTTCCTGGGACATGGTGGAGCAGAGAAGGGGAAAGGCCGTGAAACTTAGAGGGAGGGTCAAAGGTTAA
- a CDS encoding adenosylcobalamin-dependent ribonucleoside-diphosphate reductase, with protein sequence MPSLVRKRSGDYVLYDRRRIVNAIKKAFLETGEVDEPERVAEDLSILVEERIRKYDVPTVEQIQDEVEKVLMEKKYVSTAKAYILYRENRKRVREAKEIIGVKDDLKLSINAVKVLEARYLLKDENGNIVETPRQMFYRVAKFVALVDALYFEEVYDISGKQKIRKTEFTGKHNLSTYEYEMLRRAYRRLNLKGHMKVDFSEFMRILSDKWDVLEERTREFYSLMVNRLFIPNSPTLMNANTKLGQLSACFVLPVPDSIEGIFDAVKYAAMIHKSGGGTGFSFSRLRPKGDIVASTMGVASGPLSFMRVFDVATDVIKQGGKRRGANMGVLSVHHPDILDFITSKDSENRVLSNFNISVAITDEFMEALLNDEDYALRNPRTGEEVKRIRARQVWDLIVTQAWKTGDPGIIFIDEINRKHPVKHLGEIESTNPCGEQPLLPYESCNLGSINLSLFVENGKVKWDRLRRTVHTAVHFLDNVIDANKYPLPQIERMTLLTRKIGLGVMGWAEMLIKLGIPYDSEEAIELAEKVMKFINDESHRASMKLAEKRGVFPAWEGSEWWKRGIRIRNATTTTIAPTGTISIIAGTSSSIEPLFAIAFIRRVLEGEELLEVNSLFEEIAKKRGFYSEDLMLEIAKSGSIQNLDVPEEIKRLFRTAHDISPEWHVAMQAAFQKYVDNAVSKTVNLRYDATPQDVENAYMLAFKLKCKGITIYRDKSKKEQVIEKADRAIEKLMERKEEMVQLKLFPEEYVKLDSTETAACRDGTCD encoded by the coding sequence ATGCCCAGTTTGGTGAGGAAGAGAAGTGGAGACTACGTGCTTTACGATAGAAGAAGGATTGTAAACGCCATAAAGAAGGCATTTCTGGAAACGGGAGAGGTTGATGAGCCCGAGAGGGTGGCGGAGGATTTATCCATCCTCGTGGAGGAGAGAATCAGGAAGTACGATGTGCCCACAGTTGAGCAGATTCAGGACGAGGTTGAGAAGGTACTTATGGAAAAAAAATATGTGTCCACGGCAAAGGCCTACATTCTTTACAGGGAGAACAGGAAGAGAGTCAGGGAGGCAAAGGAGATTATTGGTGTGAAGGATGATCTCAAGTTAAGTATAAATGCCGTGAAGGTCCTTGAAGCGAGGTATCTTTTGAAGGATGAGAACGGTAATATTGTGGAAACGCCAAGGCAGATGTTTTATCGCGTTGCAAAATTTGTGGCCCTCGTGGATGCCCTTTATTTCGAGGAAGTTTACGATATCAGTGGAAAGCAGAAAATTAGAAAGACGGAGTTCACGGGTAAGCACAATTTGAGCACCTACGAATATGAAATGCTCCGTCGTGCTTACAGGAGATTGAACCTGAAGGGGCATATGAAGGTGGATTTTTCCGAGTTTATGCGCATTCTGAGCGATAAGTGGGATGTTTTGGAGGAGAGGACCAGGGAGTTCTACTCTCTTATGGTGAATCGCCTGTTCATTCCAAACTCTCCCACGTTAATGAACGCGAACACGAAGTTAGGGCAGTTAAGCGCGTGCTTTGTTCTTCCTGTGCCTGACAGCATAGAGGGCATATTTGACGCGGTCAAATATGCGGCCATGATTCACAAGAGCGGGGGAGGAACTGGATTCTCATTCTCACGATTGAGGCCCAAGGGGGACATAGTGGCGAGCACAATGGGTGTGGCCTCAGGGCCCTTAAGTTTCATGCGTGTATTTGATGTGGCGACTGATGTAATAAAGCAGGGAGGAAAGAGAAGGGGCGCGAACATGGGAGTGCTGAGCGTGCATCATCCGGACATTTTGGATTTCATCACATCGAAGGACAGCGAGAACAGGGTGCTGAGTAACTTCAACATAAGCGTGGCGATAACGGATGAATTCATGGAAGCGTTGCTCAACGATGAGGATTATGCATTGAGAAATCCAAGGACGGGGGAGGAGGTTAAGAGGATAAGGGCGAGGCAGGTATGGGATTTAATAGTGACGCAGGCTTGGAAGACAGGAGATCCGGGAATAATATTCATAGACGAGATAAACAGGAAGCATCCGGTGAAGCATCTGGGCGAGATAGAGAGCACGAATCCGTGCGGAGAGCAACCCCTATTGCCCTACGAATCCTGCAATCTGGGCTCAATAAATCTATCGCTCTTCGTTGAGAATGGGAAGGTGAAGTGGGATAGACTTCGCAGAACGGTGCATACTGCGGTGCATTTCCTTGATAATGTTATAGACGCGAACAAGTATCCTCTGCCACAGATAGAGCGTATGACCCTGCTAACTCGAAAGATAGGCTTGGGCGTAATGGGCTGGGCAGAGATGCTGATCAAGTTAGGGATACCGTACGATAGCGAGGAGGCCATAGAACTGGCCGAGAAGGTAATGAAATTCATAAACGACGAATCGCACAGGGCGAGCATGAAACTTGCGGAGAAGAGAGGAGTGTTTCCTGCGTGGGAGGGGAGCGAGTGGTGGAAGAGGGGCATAAGAATAAGGAACGCGACCACGACCACGATAGCACCAACGGGCACCATAAGCATAATCGCAGGCACTTCATCAAGCATAGAGCCTTTATTTGCCATAGCATTCATTCGCCGAGTGCTTGAGGGAGAGGAGCTACTTGAGGTGAATTCTTTATTTGAAGAAATTGCAAAGAAGCGTGGATTTTACTCAGAGGATCTCATGCTTGAAATTGCAAAATCTGGAAGCATACAAAATCTTGACGTTCCGGAGGAGATAAAGAGGCTGTTCCGCACAGCCCATGATATCAGTCCTGAATGGCATGTGGCGATGCAGGCTGCCTTCCAGAAGTATGTGGATAATGCCGTTAGCAAGACTGTGAATTTGAGGTACGATGCAACTCCCCAGGATGTGGAAAACGCCTATATGCTTGCCTTCAAACTCAAATGTAAGGGCATAACCATATACAGGGACAAGAGCAAGAAGGAGCAAGTCATAGAGAAGGCGGATAGGGCTATTGAGAAACTTATGGAGAGAAAGGAAGAGATGGTCCAGTTAAAGTTGTTTCCCGAGGAGTATGTCAAGTTAGATTCCACTGAAACCGCTGCCTGCAGGGATGGCACATGCGATTGA
- a CDS encoding signal recognition particle protein Srp54, with amino-acid sequence MLDSLGESLRNTLRKISKVGYVDESLIKEVVRDIQRALLKADVEVHLALKLSKNVERRAMEEKPPSGMSHRDFLIKIIYEELVAILGREKEVALKPQKIMLVGLYGQGKTTTAGKLAKYFHKKGLSVALVACDVHRPAAYEQLKQIGEQINVPVFGIPGEKDARRIASEAMRKIREAQVKIFDTSGRHALEDDLIEEIKDLKEIIQPDEIFLVMDATIGQQAGKQAKAFHDAVGITGVIITKMDGSAKGGGALSAVAATGAPVVFIGTGEHLDDLEHFNPTRFISRLLGMGDLETLLETAKELEMDEERAEKVMEKMMSGKFNLKDMYEIWEQMAKPGLLQKILYSIPFFKMGDIDKNMVEESEEKLKRYRIIMDSMTYEELENPEIIKASRIRRIARGSGKSEQEVRALLKEYHRMRKAMKQMRGNRKLMRALRRQMKSGDFDFSGLA; translated from the coding sequence ATGCTTGATTCCCTGGGTGAATCCCTAAGAAACACGCTCAGAAAGATATCTAAGGTAGGTTATGTGGATGAGTCCTTGATAAAGGAAGTGGTGCGTGACATACAGCGTGCCCTTTTGAAGGCGGATGTTGAGGTGCATCTCGCCTTGAAATTATCAAAGAATGTGGAGCGCCGTGCAATGGAGGAAAAGCCTCCGAGTGGAATGAGTCATCGCGATTTTCTCATAAAAATAATCTATGAGGAACTAGTTGCCATTCTGGGCAGAGAAAAGGAAGTGGCACTGAAGCCCCAGAAGATTATGCTCGTCGGCCTGTACGGACAGGGTAAGACCACAACTGCGGGAAAACTTGCGAAGTATTTTCACAAGAAGGGGCTCAGCGTTGCCCTTGTGGCCTGTGATGTTCATAGACCCGCTGCCTATGAGCAGTTGAAGCAGATTGGAGAGCAGATCAATGTGCCTGTGTTCGGAATTCCTGGCGAAAAGGATGCGAGAAGGATTGCAAGTGAGGCTATGCGAAAGATCCGTGAGGCACAGGTTAAGATATTTGACACATCCGGCAGGCATGCATTGGAGGACGATCTGATTGAGGAGATAAAGGATCTGAAGGAGATAATTCAACCAGATGAGATTTTCCTTGTTATGGATGCCACTATAGGACAGCAGGCGGGTAAGCAGGCCAAAGCTTTTCACGATGCTGTTGGCATAACCGGAGTGATAATAACGAAGATGGACGGCTCTGCCAAGGGTGGAGGAGCCTTAAGCGCGGTTGCAGCCACAGGAGCGCCTGTGGTATTCATAGGCACGGGAGAGCATCTTGATGATCTTGAGCATTTCAATCCAACACGTTTCATCTCACGCCTATTGGGAATGGGCGACCTGGAAACTCTACTTGAGACCGCCAAGGAACTTGAGATGGATGAGGAGAGGGCGGAGAAGGTCATGGAGAAGATGATGAGCGGAAAGTTCAACCTCAAGGATATGTACGAGATCTGGGAGCAGATGGCCAAGCCTGGTCTGCTTCAGAAAATTCTCTATTCCATTCCTTTCTTCAAAATGGGAGACATAGATAAGAATATGGTGGAGGAGAGCGAGGAGAAATTGAAGAGGTACCGCATAATTATGGACTCCATGACCTATGAGGAACTGGAGAACCCAGAAATAATAAAGGCATCCAGAATAAGGCGTATAGCCCGTGGCAGTGGCAAGAGCGAGCAGGAGGTTCGTGCGCTTCTCAAGGAGTATCACAGGATGAGGAAGGCAATGAAGCAGATGCGTGGAAATCGTAAACTAATGCGCGCTCTGAGAAGGCAGATGAAGAGTGGAGATTTTGACTTTTCGGGATTGGCATGA
- a CDS encoding radical SAM protein, whose amino-acid sequence MKPIRIRLSYGTAVKMGLHRGRMLAEPTTAYIMLGEKCVSNCSFCSQRRDARREGYLSRILWPEYHVSVLKNIRGFSRICFQTLDYPEVVEDLLSILPILPDIPVSVSIVPISREDMKKLRDAGVEILSIALDAANPKLFDRVKGKDVGNRFTWSSHWNALLQAREIFGAANTHLIVGLGEEDLDIYTLMEKLYEIGITVALFSYTPVLGGSAPPVGRYRAIQLSRYLIFKGYREFAEFEDGKISSISIPEDEMGNVLRGIPFLTSGCPGCNRPFYNERPGGMIYNYPNLPGEEEIRMVMKQLTSYLNLR is encoded by the coding sequence ATGAAGCCCATAAGGATTCGTTTATCCTATGGTACAGCGGTTAAGATGGGATTGCACAGGGGCAGGATGCTTGCAGAGCCCACAACAGCATACATTATGCTGGGGGAGAAATGCGTATCCAACTGCTCGTTTTGCTCTCAAAGAAGGGATGCCAGGAGGGAGGGATATCTTTCAAGAATTCTCTGGCCCGAATACCATGTCTCCGTGCTTAAAAACATTCGTGGATTCTCCCGTATATGCTTTCAAACCCTTGATTATCCGGAGGTTGTGGAGGATCTTTTGAGCATACTTCCAATTCTGCCAGATATACCCGTTTCGGTTTCAATAGTTCCAATTTCCCGTGAAGATATGAAAAAACTTAGGGATGCAGGCGTGGAAATTCTCAGCATAGCCCTTGACGCTGCCAATCCGAAACTATTTGACAGGGTTAAGGGTAAGGATGTCGGAAATCGCTTTACTTGGTCCTCTCATTGGAACGCATTGCTCCAGGCTAGGGAAATTTTCGGTGCTGCCAATACCCATCTCATTGTTGGTCTTGGCGAGGAGGATCTGGATATTTATACCCTTATGGAGAAATTGTACGAGATTGGCATAACCGTGGCTCTTTTCTCCTACACTCCGGTTCTTGGAGGGTCTGCCCCTCCTGTAGGGAGATACCGTGCCATACAGCTTTCAAGGTACCTTATCTTCAAGGGTTACCGGGAATTTGCAGAGTTTGAAGATGGCAAAATATCCAGCATTTCCATTCCGGAGGATGAGATGGGAAATGTGCTCAGGGGCATACCTTTTCTCACCTCTGGATGCCCGGGTTGCAACAGACCTTTTTACAATGAAAGACCGGGTGGCATGATTTACAATTACCCCAACCTTCCTGGTGAAGAAGAGATCAGGATGGTGATGAAGCAGTTAACTTCCTACTTGAATTTGCGATAG
- the trmY gene encoding tRNA (pseudouridine(54)-N(1))-methyltransferase TrmY → MRSFLVVGHKFRGDINLNDLPGSGRIDVIARCINASIFLSHDIRRDVIFLAYFPQISARIKIDSSRVKYLNPDERSTAALIRNAIIKMDDEEICSSPGFYVKRESFREVIEEIKSLGRIYYLHEKGEDMRGIALSDKSAFILSDSVNFSPEEEKMILEFADARISVGPRSILASHTITIVHNELDRRGL, encoded by the coding sequence ATGAGGTCATTCTTGGTTGTAGGTCACAAGTTCAGGGGCGATATAAATCTAAACGACCTTCCTGGCTCTGGTAGGATCGATGTGATTGCAAGATGCATAAATGCCTCCATTTTTCTTTCCCATGACATAAGGAGGGATGTGATCTTTTTAGCGTATTTTCCCCAGATCTCTGCGAGAATAAAAATTGATTCTTCAAGGGTCAAGTACCTGAATCCTGATGAGAGAAGCACAGCCGCGCTCATCAGAAATGCAATAATAAAAATGGATGATGAGGAAATATGCAGTTCTCCTGGATTTTATGTGAAGCGTGAGAGTTTCAGAGAGGTTATTGAAGAGATCAAATCCCTGGGCAGGATTTATTATCTCCACGAGAAAGGTGAAGATATGAGGGGGATAGCTCTCTCGGATAAATCCGCCTTTATCCTCAGCGATAGTGTGAATTTCAGCCCGGAGGAAGAGAAGATGATTTTGGAATTTGCAGATGCCCGTATATCCGTTGGACCGAGAAGCATACTTGCATCTCACACAATTACCATAGTTCATAATGAACTGGACAGGCGAGGTTTATGA
- a CDS encoding DNA-directed DNA polymerase, whose protein sequence is MRTLYFKVFSRTECNYINPKRDRINLIAVKSDNLEILDGGEREIIERFVEIFKAYDPDRVIGFRQDSEDFPLLKERSRMYGIPLNLGRDGSEIEFSGKYFRGIILKETKIHGRENIDMFSIAWRDFPNLPTKDIDELAGAVGLKFKRIFQFKLKDLLQEDMEKYARDYISIVEKISSEILPFQESLSEITGVPLHRQTRMTVGELIDVLVKREMEKRKIGKIRVGGKGRYEGGYVYLKSPGVYESVVYLDFQSMYPSIIRVWNISPETVDMGEGEMVEVEGTRHRVRRDFQGVIPHLIEDFLIRRQEIKKILRDKYSKKLDAEQRALKVMANAMYGYMGWNGATYYNRNAAQLIAALARYYIKEVKKRIEGMGGKVIYIDTDGIQFTGGDVDRILEDINSSLPLDLEFERIADRAVYWSKKKYAHLSSEKVYGVGLEYIRRDYPSIIKEAQRSVVEHLLKGEYDEARSIRNKYRRRISGFDFEIEEIAIVEQMTKKPEEYEKATKASVAARLLMENFGIEVHRGMYIYIAIVRGAGGPTHRARPIEMVHPKDVDVNYYLKLYDETINRTFEPFGVSPIKQWF, encoded by the coding sequence ATGAGAACCCTGTATTTCAAGGTATTTTCAAGAACGGAGTGCAATTACATAAATCCCAAGAGGGATAGAATAAATCTCATTGCGGTGAAAAGCGATAACCTTGAGATTCTGGATGGTGGAGAACGCGAGATTATTGAAAGATTTGTTGAGATATTCAAGGCCTATGATCCCGACAGGGTTATAGGATTCAGGCAGGATTCTGAGGATTTTCCACTTCTCAAAGAAAGATCAAGAATGTATGGGATTCCATTGAATCTTGGGAGAGATGGAAGTGAAATTGAATTTTCCGGTAAATATTTCAGGGGCATAATTTTAAAGGAAACAAAAATTCATGGAAGGGAGAATATTGATATGTTTTCCATAGCTTGGCGCGATTTTCCAAATCTCCCAACGAAGGATATTGACGAACTTGCGGGTGCGGTCGGTCTTAAATTCAAGAGGATTTTCCAGTTCAAACTGAAGGATCTGTTACAGGAAGATATGGAAAAATATGCGAGGGATTACATTTCAATTGTGGAAAAAATTTCCTCTGAGATTCTACCTTTCCAGGAGAGTTTGAGTGAAATCACGGGTGTGCCCTTGCACAGACAGACGAGAATGACTGTGGGAGAACTCATAGATGTGCTTGTGAAAAGGGAGATGGAAAAGAGAAAAATAGGGAAGATAAGGGTTGGGGGAAAGGGTAGATACGAGGGAGGGTACGTGTATCTTAAATCTCCTGGAGTTTATGAGAGTGTCGTGTATCTTGATTTCCAGAGCATGTATCCGAGCATAATCAGGGTATGGAACATAAGTCCCGAAACTGTGGATATGGGGGAGGGCGAAATGGTTGAGGTTGAGGGTACAAGACACAGGGTAAGGAGGGATTTTCAGGGAGTCATACCTCATCTTATTGAAGACTTTTTAATTAGAAGGCAGGAAATTAAAAAGATATTGAGGGATAAATACAGCAAGAAGCTGGATGCTGAGCAGAGAGCATTGAAGGTTATGGCAAATGCCATGTACGGCTATATGGGGTGGAATGGAGCCACTTACTACAATAGAAATGCAGCGCAGCTTATAGCAGCCCTTGCGAGATACTATATAAAGGAGGTGAAGAAAAGGATAGAGGGCATGGGTGGTAAGGTGATATATATAGACACGGATGGCATCCAGTTCACTGGTGGTGATGTTGATAGGATCTTGGAAGATATAAATTCCTCCCTTCCACTGGATCTGGAGTTTGAGAGAATTGCAGATAGGGCAGTTTACTGGAGCAAGAAAAAATACGCACATCTATCATCCGAAAAGGTTTACGGGGTTGGGCTTGAATACATACGCCGGGATTACCCTTCCATAATAAAGGAGGCCCAGAGGTCAGTTGTTGAGCATCTTTTGAAGGGTGAGTACGATGAGGCAAGAAGTATAAGAAATAAGTACCGTCGCAGGATAAGTGGTTTTGATTTTGAAATTGAAGAAATTGCAATTGTGGAGCAGATGACCAAGAAGCCAGAGGAGTATGAGAAGGCCACAAAGGCGAGTGTCGCTGCGAGATTGCTGATGGAGAATTTTGGGATTGAAGTTCACAGGGGTATGTACATTTACATTGCCATTGTTCGTGGAGCTGGAGGTCCAACCCACAGGGCAAGACCAATTGAGATGGTTCACCCCAAGGATGTCGATGTGAATTATTATCTGAAACTGTACGATGAAACAATAAATCGCACATTTGAGCCATTCGGGGTGAGTCCTATAAAGCAGTGGTTTTAA
- the purS gene encoding phosphoribosylformylglycinamidine synthase subunit PurS, with product MLKATVIVKLKGGVDDPEGRTIKHSLELLNFEGIEDVKVAKLYEIYLDKPLEEGRKEVEEMIRKLLVNPVIHDYELRVEEI from the coding sequence ATGCTCAAAGCCACGGTAATTGTGAAACTCAAAGGGGGCGTGGACGATCCCGAGGGAAGGACAATAAAGCACAGTCTGGAACTTTTGAATTTTGAAGGGATAGAGGATGTCAAGGTTGCCAAATTGTACGAGATTTACCTTGATAAGCCCCTGGAAGAGGGCAGAAAAGAAGTGGAGGAGATGATACGCAAACTCCTTGTGAATCCCGTGATACACGATTACGAGTTAAGGGTGGAGGAGATATGA